The Geomonas agri genome contains the following window.
AGCTCCGAAAAAGCCGGCCCCGTGGGCAGGGTATCTGAAGGGTGCGGTCCTGGTTGTCGGGATCACCCTGCTCTGCCAGGTGCTGCGGGGGGCGCTGGCACCCACCAACCTGATGATGATCTACCTCCTGGGGCTCGTGCTTGCCGCGACCAAACTGGGGCGCCGTGCGGCGGTGCTCACCGCATTCTTCAGCGTTCTCGCCTTCGACTTCTTCTTCGTGCCGCCGTACCTGACCTTCGCCGTCGCCGATACGGAATACGTGATTACCTTTATCGCGCTCTTCACCGTCTGCGTCGTCATCAGCACCCTGGTTTCGCAGTCGGGGGAGCGGGCCGACTCGGTTCGGGAGCGTGAAGAGCAGACATCGAGTCTCTACTACTTGAGCCGCGATCTGGCCGTAGCTTCCAACTTAGACGGCATCGTGTCCGCCACGGTGAGGAATATCGAGCGCAGCGTTGGGGGCGAGGTGGCGGTACTGATACCGGAAGGAGAACGGCTGGTCTTGCGCGCGGCAAGCGCGGGACTGATCCTGGAGACCAAGGAGCATGCGGTGGCGGACTGGTCCTTCAGAAACAACTCCCCGGCCGGACGCGGCACCGATACGCTCATTTCAGCGCAACTTTTGTATCTGCCGCTGCAGACCTCGGGGGAGGTGCTGGGCGTGCTGGGTATTCGGCTCAAAGCCGAGACCGATTACGCCTCGCCCCTTACCAGGCGCCTGTTGCATGCTTTCGCCACACAGGCGGCGTTTGCCGTGGAAAGGGTGCTCTTGGCCAAGCAAGCAGAGCAGGCCCAAATTCTACAGGCGCGCGAGAGCCTGGAACGGGCGCTGTTGAATTCCATTTCCCACGACCTGCGCACCCCTCTGGTCACCATCAGCGGAGCCTTGGGCGCTCTCCGCGACCGAAACATGGCCCTGGAGGAGGCGACCCGACATGACCTGCTCGACGCGGCCTGGGAGGAGGCTGCGCGTTTGAACAGGTTTGTCGCCAACCTCCTCGACATGACCCGGCTCGAGGCAGGGGCGCTGAAGCTGAAACCGGAACCGTCGGACCTGCAGGACCTGATAGGGTGCGCCCTCGCAGCACTGGCCCCCCAACTGGCCATGTCCAGATTGGAGACCCGGGTGGAACCGGGGCTGCCGCTGGTTAGCATCGATATGGTCCTCATGACCCAGGTGCTGGTAAACCTGATCGACAACGCCACGAAATATGCCCCGCGGGACCGGCCCGTGGAGTTGAACGCGCGGGCGACAGGCGGCAGCGTGATCATCGAGGTCGCCGACCGGGGCCCCGGTGTCCCGCCGCAGGACCTGGACCGGATCTTCGACAAGTTCTACCGGGTTACGGTCCCGGATGGGGCTGGTGGCACCGGGATGGAGCTTTCCATCTGCAAGGGCATAGTGGAGGCGCATGGGGGAGAAATTCGCGCCGAGAATCGGGAAGGGGGCGGCTTGAGGATGATCGTAACGCTCCCCGTAGAACCGGTGCGGGAAGGAGAACAAGGTGTGTAGTGTGACTAAGACTTGCGGTGTAGCGGCAGTGGAAAACACAGGGGGAAACCTGCCGCGCGTGCTCATGGTGTAAGACGAAGTGTCGGTACGGCGTTTCCTGCGCGCCGCGCTGGGCGCCTCCGAGTTCGCGCTCTTCGAGGCGGACAACGGTCATGCCGCCTTCGCGGCCGCCGCCGTCCATCCGGACATCAATTTTCTTAGCGCTACCGTAGCTCCCCCGCAATCTGTAAAGGCACAACATTTCTTAGAGGGCGGGGCACCGTTGGAAGCCGATACCGGGTTAAAATTCGAAGCCGATCCACAGCTTGGAAAGCTATGTGGCTGCAAGTGACGATTTACGGCTTGCACACCTGCCGCAACTACCTAGTTTGACGATTCAGATACCCTTTGAAGATCTCAAACCAGACAATACTCAAAACACCCGCTGATAATGAAATGGCCACGTCCAGTGGGTGAACAGCACCAAAGCGGAATACCTCTCTGGTAATGGGGACATTAAGCACAACAGCCAGGAACGCCACCGCGCCTCCGGTCACCCACCATTGGGCGGAATTAGGCGTTTTCAGGATGGTTCCCATCGTTGCAGACCAGGAGCGGTTGGTCATCATCAAGCCGAGATTCGCGATGATCAACGTCATGAACGCCAACGTGCGTGCTTCGTATTCTCCCTGCCCACGGTCGAGACATATTCCAAAGACCGCAAGTAATACCATCAAAACTCCGACACCCTGGAGTGTGCTTAACAGCAGAACGTTCCTGCTGAAGAGCGGTTCATTCGAGTCGCGCGGCGGGCGGTCCATTGCTGCAGCCTCGGCCGGTTCAACTTCGTAGACGATGGAACAGGCCGGGTCTATGATCAGGTGGAGAAAAGCGATATGGATCGGCATAAACAGAAGCGGCCAGTTGAAGAATACGGGGATGAGCGACATGCCTGCGATAGGCACGTGGATGGCCAGCAGGTAGGCCATCGCCTTCTTCAGGTTGTCGAAGATCCGCCGTCCTGTTTTCACCGCCCTCACGATAGACGCAAAATCATCATCAAGAAGAACGAGATCTGATGCCTCCCGCGCAACGTCCGTACCGCGACCTCCCATGGCTATACCAATGTGGGCGGCTTTCAGTGCCGGGGCATCGTTGACGCCGTCACCGGTCATGGCAACGATCTCGCCGTTCGCTTTGAGGGCCTGCACCAAGCGTAGTTTCTGCTCTGGTACTACCCTTGCGAAAACATTGACCGTTTTGATTCGCTCACGTAATTCAGTCTCATTCATCAGGTCCAGTTCCGGTCCGGTAATGACCTGATCCAGCTCTCTAAGGCCTATCTGCCGGGCAATACTTCCGGCAGTGCCCGGATAATCGCCGGTTATCATCATCATCCGTATACCCGCGCGGTAACAGTCGGCAAGGGCGGGTGCCACCGTGGGGCGCACCGGGTCGGCCATGCCAACCAGCCCCAGAAACTCGAACGTGAAATCATGCTGCTCTCCCGGCAACCCTTTTTCCTGAAAGCTCGACCGGGCCACGCCCAATACGCGCAACCCGTCATTGGACATCCGGGTAACTGCGTTCATCATTTCGGCTTGCTGCCCCTCGTTGAAATGGCACAGATCAGCCACGGCCTCCGGTGCCCCCTTGGCGGCAATGACGTAATCTGCTCCTGCCGGTGCTCGCCAGACATGTGACATAGCCAAAAGTTCCGGAGAAAGCGGATATTCCTTCTCGAGAAACCAGTCACCGTGCAGATGTTCGGTGTTGGCAAGGTATGCCTCACCGAATTCCTTGATTGCCCGCTCCATGGGATCGAACGGGTCCCGTTGGCTGGCAAGAATGCTGAACTCGACGAGGTCATGGAAGATCTCCAGCGGAGGTGTGTTACGAAAATCCCCGATCGGGCAAAGGATACCGTCGGCGTGCAAAGCGGTGACGGTCATCCGGTTCTGGGTCAGGGTCCCGGTCTTGTCCACACAGAGTACCGTTGCCGAACCAAGGGTCTCGACCACCGGAGCGCGCCTGGTCAGTACCCGGGTGCGCGAAAGCCGCCAAGCCCCCAGGGCGAGAAAAATAGTCAGAACAACCGGCAGTTCGTTGGGCATGATGGCCATGGCAAGGGTGAGCCCGGCCAGCACTCCCTCGAGCCAGGCGCCACGAGTGAGGCCATAGGTGACGATCAAGACGGCGCAGAGACCCAATACCACCGTGGCAAGAATCCGGACCAGACGGCCGGTTTCCTTCTGCAGCAAACTCTCTTCGCCGGACACTCCCTGGAGAGCGATACCGATCCTGCCGATAGCACTCCGTTGGCCGATGGCGACAACTCGAGCGATCCCTTGGCCGCTCACCACCATGGAGCCCGAAAATACGTAGGGGATATCGTCGCCGCCAGGCTTGGCCGGAAGTGATGACGCATCCCCCGGGCGTTTTCGGACTGCAACCGATTCCCCCGTCAGCAGCGATTCATCAGTAGAAAGGTTGGTGCAGTCAAGCACCAGGGCATCGGCAGGTACCCGGTCACCTTCAGCAAGAATGATGATATCGCCGCGTACCACCTCGCGTCCGGCAATCCTTTTCTTGGTTCCATCGCGGATTACCAATGCACGCGGGCTGGAAAGGTCCCGTAGGGCATCCAGGGCACGCTCCGTTTTTCGCTCCTGATAGAGCGTAATCCCCATGACGAAAAAGATGAATGCCAGGAGCATGAGCGCTTCCTGCATGTCTCCTACCAGCAGGTAGATGGCGCCGCAGGCAACCAGCAACAAAAACATGGGCTCCCGCATGACATCGATGGCTATCCTGAGATTGCCCCGCTGTCCGGAAGACGGGAGTTCGTTAGGGCCTTCTTCCGCAAGGATCTGTGCCGCCTCTCCTGAGGTGAGTCCGGCTAGCTTATGTTGTTCTGTTGTCACGGCCACCTGGCCTCCGGGGGTGATTGAGTCGCGGATCTTCTGCCATTGTGGTGCCGCATAAACAATGGTCACCTGCCCGTCAGATCATCATTCCAACGACCGCAACCTGGACCGCCTTGTCCCCAACATTCTTTGTAGTTACAGCTGGTTAGGTTGCGTAACCAGTTTCGTTCTGGGTCAGTCGAATAACTCGGACAACCAGGATTTTTTCTTGTGGTAGCCATGCGAGTCATGTCCGTGACCATCATGCTGTCTGTCATGGAATTGCGGCCGGTAACTATCGTTGTGCGGCTGCTGGCTTTGGTTATACGGCACAGATTGCGTCTGGGAGCGCTCGATGATCTTGTCCAGTTCCCCCCGATCAAGCCACACGCCGCGGCATTCGGGGCAGTAGTCGATTTCCACGCCCTGCCGTTCGGCGATTTTGAGGTCTATTCCAGTACATATGGGGCATTTCATGGTGTTCTCCTTGATTGGTTGTGGTTGATATTGTTCCTTAAACGTTCAATTCGTTCCCGAAATCTATGCAAAAGATACCGTGCCCAGGCGAACTCGCTCGCCAGTATGCCAAGGGCAAGGGGGATCATGACGATTGCCGGACCGGGTAGTACGATCATGGCAATGCCGATGGCGAGCAATGTCAGGCCAATGATAGCGACGAAGAGCCGCTTCAGTATGGTGAGCGACTTTTCCGACATGATTGGTTCCTAAGAGTTCTGGACTAAGTTGACGTTACGCGGAGTGGTAGCGGTTTTGCGGGGGGACGTATATTTTGTCGGGCACCTTGGGAAGATATATGCTACGCGGGGGAATATGGCTACGGGTGCTATCTGAGGAGTATGCCACTCCCAAGAATAATGCAGGCCGAACATAGTCAGCACAGCAGCAACTCGTTTCACAAAAATCTGCCTCATGCTGGACTGGGCACTGCTCGGAAGAGGCAAGTTGCAGTTGTGTCTCCGTGTTGGACACAACATGATTGGGTGTGCATGGATGAGCAAAACATGCAACAGGCGAAAGCAGAATTATGGTGACAAGCACTATGGCTGTGAAACTCTTGCGCATGTGTAAAATATACGAGAGGTTTTCAAATTAGCAACGACACCCGGGCGATGGCAAGCTGTTCCAGGCAGGAGCATTTTGGGAAATGGTACAAAGTAGCTGACAACGCCCGGCGAACACCGTGCTCTCCGTTCCGTTTTGGCAGGATCCACCACGTTTTCGATATCGGTGGTATAGTGACCTCCTGCTATGGTAAAAGGTGTCCAGGCGCTGTCATAGATACATGGAGGCCTGAGTCGGCATGAAGGCACACACTCGCTACACCATTCTTAATGCGGCAATCGTCACCGTCGCACTCATCTCCGCCACTCTCTTCTTCCTTGCCCAACTGCGCAACCACGCCGTCCAGGATGCCGGGAGCGCACAGCAGGAACGTCTCCGGGCTTTCTGGACCTTGCTCAAGCAGAAGGGCTCCCACTTTGCCGTCAAAAACGGCAAGCTGTTCGTGGACGATTACCAACTGAGCGGCAACAACGAACTTCCTGACCAGGTCAAGGAGATTTTCGGCGGCACCGCCACCATCTTCCAGGGCGATGTACGAGTCGCAACCAACGTCCTCACCCCAGACGGCAAGCGAGCCACCGGCACCCGACTGGTCGGCCCGGCCTTCGACGCCCTCTTCCAAAAAGGGACCTTCTACCGGGGCGAGGCACCCATCCTCGGTACTGACTATTTCACCGCCTACGATCCGATCAAGGATGACCGGGGCCAGGTGATCGGCGCCTTATACGTCGGCATAAAGAAGAGCGAGTTCTTCCAACTCTACGATGACATCAAAACAAAGGTAGTCGTCGGGGGGGGCATGTTGAACCTCCTTTTCCTCGGCTTCGCCCTGCTCAACCTGCGCTCACGGCGGGAAGCGGACCGGGCCCTGGAACTTCGCGACCGGAAGATGAAGGCGATCCTGAACAGCATTCCCGACATGGCCTGGATCAAGGATCAGGAAGGCAGGTTCGTCGCCGTGAACGAACCGTTCGGGCAAGCCTGCGGCCACTCCCCGGACTCCCTCGTGGGCAAGAGCGATCTCGACATCTGGCCTCCGGAACTGGCACAGGTCTATCGCGCCGGGGATCGTGAAGTCATGGAGAGCGGGACCAGCATGCGGGTCGAAGAGCAACTGGTCGGTAGCGACGGCATGCCCCGCTGGATTGAAACCATCAAGAACCCTTTTTTCAACGCCCAAGGAGAGATCGCGGGGAGCACAGGGATAGCCCGGGACGTCACCGAACGGCACCAGGCCGAGGAGGAACTTCGCTTCACCCGCTACAGCGTCGAGCATACCCGCGACGGTGTGGCCTGGGTCGATGAGGAGGGGCGCATCCTCTTCGCCAACGAGAGTCTCTGCCGCATATTCGCCGTCTCCCCTGCTGAGGTACCAACTCTCACGGTATTCAAGCTGGTGCCACAGTACACGCCGGAACACTGGTCCGAACGTTGGCGGCACCTGGAACGGGACGGGTCCCAAATCGTCGAACTCATGGCGCAGGCCGGGGACGGGCACTCTGTCCCCATCGAAGTCAGCTCCAACTTCCTGGTCCACCAGGGCAGGGGGCGCATCTGTTCCTTCATCAGGGACATCTCCGAGCGTAAACGCCTCGAGGAGAAGAACAAGGAAGCTCTGTCTCTCCTCTCGGCGACGCTGGAATCTATCGCCGACGGCATTGTCGTGCTCGATCTGAACGGGGGGGTGGTCCTGCATAACCGTAAGTATCCCCTTACCGTGGGACTGCCGGACGAGGTCATGGCGGAGAGGAATTACCAGAGTATGCTGGCCTGCGTGCTGAACCAGCTCAAGGATCCGGAACTGTTTCGAAAACGTCTGGCCGAGCAGATGGCACACCCTGAGCGGGAAAGCACCCTGGTGATGGAGTTCGTCGATGGACGCATCGTCGAGCGCGTGTCGACTCCTTACCTAGTGGGCGACCGGCTGTCCGGAGTGGTGCTCAACATGCGGGACATCACCGCACAGCACCGGGTTGAGACCCACCTCCGAAACGCCCAAAAAGTAGAGGCCCTGGGAACCCTTACCGGCGGCATAGCTCACGACTTCAACAACCGGCTCACTGCCATCATTGGCTACGGCACCCTGGTGAGGGACCAGGCCGATCTTTCCGAGGAGGCTCGGAGGTATCTGGACCTGCTGCTCACCTCGGCAGACAGGGCGGCTGAACTGACCCAGGGGCTTCTGGCCTACAGCCGAAAACAACCCCATAACCCGGCCCCCCTGCGCCTGAACGAACTGGTTGCTGGCGTCACCAAATTTCTCCCCCCCATCCTCGGCAAGGGGATCACCCTGAGCCTGGAGATGCCCCAGGTCTCCCCGGTCGTCCACGCCGACCGCGGCCAGATGGAACAGGTGCTTTTCAACCTGGTGGGTAACGCCCGGGACGCGATGGATGGGCGCGGCCGGCTCACCATTGCGGTAGGTTCGGCCCAGGTCGATGCCGCCTTTGTGGCAGCCCAAGGGTACGGCCTTGAAGGCGACTACGCCATCCTTTCGGTTACCGATACCGGAACCGGAATGGATGCAGTAACGCTTGAGAAGGTGTTCGAACCGTTTTTCACCACAAAGGATGTTGGCAAGGGAACCGGGCTCGGGCTCTCCATCGTGTACGGCATCGTGAAGCAACACGACGGATTCATCAACGTAGTAAGCGAACCGGGCAGCGGCACCACCTTCTGGGTCTATCTCCCGCTAACCCATGAGCGCGTCGTGGAAGCGCATCGGGACGGGGTGAGAGTCCGGTTAGGTGCGGGCGAGACCATCCTCCTGGTAGAGGACGACGCCGAGGTCCGGTCGCTGTTCCGTGAAGTGCTGGTGCGTAACGGCTACCAAGTCATCGAGGCAGTGGATGGTGCGGATGGTGTGAGAAAATTCCGGGAGAGAGGGGCCTGCATCGATCTGCTGTTTCTGGACGTCATCATGCCGCTCAAGAACGGCTGGGAAGCCTTCACCGAGATCAGGAAGCTCAGAGGCGACGTCAAGGTCCTCTTCATGAGCGGCTATACCAGAGATATCATCAATAAGGCCGGGCTGGAAAACCAGGGGCTGCACCTGATGTCCAAACCGATTCAGCCTGCCGCGCTTTTGCGTAAGATTCGGGAGTTGTTGGACTGAGGTGTAAACTTCTTTACTGCTCCTACACCGGCGTCCTGAGGGGAGTCTGGTGTAGGATTGGAGCGCGGGGGACAGTGCGACCTCGCTCAACCTTGAAAAAACTGAGACTCATTTGCGAAGCCTCAGCCTGCAGACTGAGTCACTCTGCGGTTGAAGCAATCCCACCGCTGGCAGACGCATTTTGCTGAACGACTTAATGACAAGGCGAAGGCCACCGCTCAAAACGACGCAGCGGCCTTCGGTGGGGTGGGAAGAAAGCCCAGCTCGGCTATTTCCCAGGCCTTTCCAGGTCCTCGAGGACCTGGTTCGCCTCTTTCAGCTTGGCGTGAAGCTTCTTCAACTCGTCTGCTGTGTAGACTTTGCCCCCCTTTTTGATCTCTTTCTGAATTCTCCTGATCTTCTGCTGGATGCTGTCTACTTCGTCTTTGCAGTTTTTGGAGATAAGCAAGCACTCATCCTTACCTCCTGCGTCAGCAGCAAAAGCGGGTACGCTGCCCATCGCTACTAAACCTGCCAGGACCAAAAGAGCGAATCTCTTCATCGTATGCCTCCTTTTAATGTGACGTCTCCGGCAAGTAGTATCATTAATCGGGTTCATGTCAACTGATCCGAGTACCGGTGGATAGGGCTTTTGGGGGGCGCGGGCTATAGCCATACCGCCGCTGGCATGAAAAAATTGAAAAAAGGTAAGGGACGCAAAACCGAGCCGGCCCCTTTTTCTAACTCATTGGACAAGATCCAAGCGGCATAACCTGCCGCTTTAGTGCCTCAAGGCAGTTGCACAATGAAAGGGCGTCGATCCCATTCTCGCCGAGTACGCCAGGTTCGGTTTCAGCGCAGTTTTGCCTAAACCATACAGTCCGGCTGGTCTGGAGGAAGTACTGGCTGAACTTACCCGGGCAAGCTCCTTTGATGAGGTGTAAAACGGGGCGGCTGCTCCATGACTCCAGAGGGGCTTCCCCCCCCTGTTGCCTAGTGCTGGTCTCTAACTGTCCTTTTGATCGAGTCCCAAGCTAAGGATGCTCTCACGCAGAGCCACGAATTTGTACGGCTTCTGGATGAAACCGGACAGCCCCTTCCCGGCAAACGCCTCCGTCACCTCCAATTCACCGAACCCGCTGCTCATGATCACTTTCACGTTCGGGTTTAGAGCACGTAGCTCCCTGAAG
Protein-coding sequences here:
- a CDS encoding sensor histidine kinase — its product is MRDDETRPSPETLLKVARAEEEAHSGRGKLKIFLGYAPGVGKTYAMLEAAHVRKREGRDVVAAYVESHGRSETDLLLEGLELVAKLQIEYQGVRLPEMDVDAVLARKPQIALVDELAHTNARGARHEKRWQDVEELICAGIDVYTTVNVQHFESLNDVVAQITGVIVRETVPDKLLDQAVEIRLVDIPPEDLLERLREGKVYIPEKAMLATEKFFKPGNLMALRELSLRRAASRVDDQMRAYMEARSITGPWPAAEKLLVCVSGSPYSEKLIRTTRRLADEMKARWHTVYIETPGLSRHARENRERVWRDLRLAESLGADVATLTATSVPQALIQFAVQNNVTKVVVGKPMKPRWREFLRQPLVDEIIRLSGPIDVYVVSIDVAVGKAKPATAPKKPAPWAGYLKGAVLVVGITLLCQVLRGALAPTNLMMIYLLGLVLAATKLGRRAAVLTAFFSVLAFDFFFVPPYLTFAVADTEYVITFIALFTVCVVISTLVSQSGERADSVREREEQTSSLYYLSRDLAVASNLDGIVSATVRNIERSVGGEVAVLIPEGERLVLRAASAGLILETKEHAVADWSFRNNSPAGRGTDTLISAQLLYLPLQTSGEVLGVLGIRLKAETDYASPLTRRLLHAFATQAAFAVERVLLAKQAEQAQILQARESLERALLNSISHDLRTPLVTISGALGALRDRNMALEEATRHDLLDAAWEEAARLNRFVANLLDMTRLEAGALKLKPEPSDLQDLIGCALAALAPQLAMSRLETRVEPGLPLVSIDMVLMTQVLVNLIDNATKYAPRDRPVELNARATGGSVIIEVADRGPGVPPQDLDRIFDKFYRVTVPDGAGGTGMELSICKGIVEAHGGEIRAENREGGGLRMIVTLPVEPVREGEQGV
- a CDS encoding response regulator, producing the protein MSVRRFLRAALGASEFALFEADNGHAAFAAAAVHPDINFLSATVAPPQSVKAQHFLEGGAPLEADTGLKFEADPQLGKLCGCK
- a CDS encoding cation-translocating P-type ATPase, with protein sequence MTIVYAAPQWQKIRDSITPGGQVAVTTEQHKLAGLTSGEAAQILAEEGPNELPSSGQRGNLRIAIDVMREPMFLLLVACGAIYLLVGDMQEALMLLAFIFFVMGITLYQERKTERALDALRDLSSPRALVIRDGTKKRIAGREVVRGDIIILAEGDRVPADALVLDCTNLSTDESLLTGESVAVRKRPGDASSLPAKPGGDDIPYVFSGSMVVSGQGIARVVAIGQRSAIGRIGIALQGVSGEESLLQKETGRLVRILATVVLGLCAVLIVTYGLTRGAWLEGVLAGLTLAMAIMPNELPVVLTIFLALGAWRLSRTRVLTRRAPVVETLGSATVLCVDKTGTLTQNRMTVTALHADGILCPIGDFRNTPPLEIFHDLVEFSILASQRDPFDPMERAIKEFGEAYLANTEHLHGDWFLEKEYPLSPELLAMSHVWRAPAGADYVIAAKGAPEAVADLCHFNEGQQAEMMNAVTRMSNDGLRVLGVARSSFQEKGLPGEQHDFTFEFLGLVGMADPVRPTVAPALADCYRAGIRMMMITGDYPGTAGSIARQIGLRELDQVITGPELDLMNETELRERIKTVNVFARVVPEQKLRLVQALKANGEIVAMTGDGVNDAPALKAAHIGIAMGGRGTDVAREASDLVLLDDDFASIVRAVKTGRRIFDNLKKAMAYLLAIHVPIAGMSLIPVFFNWPLLFMPIHIAFLHLIIDPACSIVYEVEPAEAAAMDRPPRDSNEPLFSRNVLLLSTLQGVGVLMVLLAVFGICLDRGQGEYEARTLAFMTLIIANLGLMMTNRSWSATMGTILKTPNSAQWWVTGGAVAFLAVVLNVPITREVFRFGAVHPLDVAISLSAGVLSIVWFEIFKGYLNRQTR
- a CDS encoding TFIIB-type zinc ribbon-containing protein; translated protein: MKCPICTGIDLKIAERQGVEIDYCPECRGVWLDRGELDKIIERSQTQSVPYNQSQQPHNDSYRPQFHDRQHDGHGHDSHGYHKKKSWLSELFD
- a CDS encoding PGPGW domain-containing protein; its protein translation is MSEKSLTILKRLFVAIIGLTLLAIGIAMIVLPGPAIVMIPLALGILASEFAWARYLLHRFRERIERLRNNINHNQSRRTP
- a CDS encoding PAS domain S-box protein codes for the protein MKAHTRYTILNAAIVTVALISATLFFLAQLRNHAVQDAGSAQQERLRAFWTLLKQKGSHFAVKNGKLFVDDYQLSGNNELPDQVKEIFGGTATIFQGDVRVATNVLTPDGKRATGTRLVGPAFDALFQKGTFYRGEAPILGTDYFTAYDPIKDDRGQVIGALYVGIKKSEFFQLYDDIKTKVVVGGGMLNLLFLGFALLNLRSRREADRALELRDRKMKAILNSIPDMAWIKDQEGRFVAVNEPFGQACGHSPDSLVGKSDLDIWPPELAQVYRAGDREVMESGTSMRVEEQLVGSDGMPRWIETIKNPFFNAQGEIAGSTGIARDVTERHQAEEELRFTRYSVEHTRDGVAWVDEEGRILFANESLCRIFAVSPAEVPTLTVFKLVPQYTPEHWSERWRHLERDGSQIVELMAQAGDGHSVPIEVSSNFLVHQGRGRICSFIRDISERKRLEEKNKEALSLLSATLESIADGIVVLDLNGGVVLHNRKYPLTVGLPDEVMAERNYQSMLACVLNQLKDPELFRKRLAEQMAHPERESTLVMEFVDGRIVERVSTPYLVGDRLSGVVLNMRDITAQHRVETHLRNAQKVEALGTLTGGIAHDFNNRLTAIIGYGTLVRDQADLSEEARRYLDLLLTSADRAAELTQGLLAYSRKQPHNPAPLRLNELVAGVTKFLPPILGKGITLSLEMPQVSPVVHADRGQMEQVLFNLVGNARDAMDGRGRLTIAVGSAQVDAAFVAAQGYGLEGDYAILSVTDTGTGMDAVTLEKVFEPFFTTKDVGKGTGLGLSIVYGIVKQHDGFINVVSEPGSGTTFWVYLPLTHERVVEAHRDGVRVRLGAGETILLVEDDAEVRSLFREVLVRNGYQVIEAVDGADGVRKFRERGACIDLLFLDVIMPLKNGWEAFTEIRKLRGDVKVLFMSGYTRDIINKAGLENQGLHLMSKPIQPAALLRKIRELLD